From Riemerella anatipestifer ATCC 11845 = DSM 15868, a single genomic window includes:
- the fabD gene encoding ACP S-malonyltransferase, whose product MKALVFPGQGSQFVGMGQELYDSRKDIKDLMEFSNEILGFNILKIMFNGSEEDLKQTRVTQPAIFIHSVAAVKAIDATGVQMVAGHSLGEFSALVASGVLSFEDGLKLVAQRADAMQKACDANPSSMAAILGLEDERVEEICTQIDGVVVPANYNCPGQLVISGETKAVEEACAKLKEAGAKRALLLPVNGAFHSPLMKPAQDQLATAIENTKFRKASFSIYQNITTTAVANEEDIKQNLIAQLTGPVKWTQSIQNMIKDGATSFVEVGPGKTLQGLIKKISSEVVVSSAM is encoded by the coding sequence ATGAAAGCATTAGTGTTCCCAGGTCAGGGGTCTCAGTTTGTAGGAATGGGACAGGAACTGTACGACAGTAGAAAAGATATTAAAGACTTAATGGAGTTTTCTAATGAGATATTAGGTTTTAATATCCTGAAAATTATGTTTAATGGTTCAGAGGAAGATTTAAAACAAACTAGAGTAACGCAGCCTGCAATATTTATACATTCAGTAGCCGCAGTTAAAGCTATAGATGCCACAGGTGTTCAGATGGTAGCTGGACACTCTTTAGGAGAGTTTTCGGCATTGGTAGCGAGTGGTGTTTTATCTTTTGAAGACGGTTTAAAATTAGTAGCACAAAGAGCTGATGCCATGCAAAAAGCGTGTGACGCTAATCCTTCTTCTATGGCAGCTATTTTAGGTTTGGAAGATGAGAGAGTGGAAGAAATCTGTACTCAAATAGATGGGGTAGTAGTACCTGCAAACTATAACTGCCCTGGGCAATTGGTAATATCTGGAGAAACCAAAGCAGTAGAGGAAGCCTGTGCTAAACTTAAAGAAGCGGGAGCTAAGAGAGCATTGCTATTACCTGTTAATGGAGCATTTCATTCACCACTAATGAAGCCTGCACAAGACCAGTTAGCAACAGCGATAGAAAATACAAAATTCAGAAAGGCGAGTTTCTCTATTTATCAAAATATTACAACCACTGCGGTGGCTAATGAGGAGGATATCAAACAAAACCTTATTGCACAGCTTACAGGACCTGTAAAGTGGACGCAGTCTATTCAAAATATGATTAAAGACGGTGCAACTTCTTTTGTGGAAGTAGGTCCAGGTAAAACATTACAAGGGTTAATCAAAAAGATAAGTTCAGAAGTGGTGGTATCTTCTGCAATGTAA
- the bshC gene encoding bacillithiol biosynthesis cysteine-adding enzyme BshC, with amino-acid sequence MKTLIPFQEIDTIPKLIRDFLDDKIEDFKPYSFNITNIAEKIEAKSQTFSNEKREVLVKVIQEQYEGIELSSSQKENLEALLKENTFTITTGHQLNLFTGPVFFIYKILQTIKTSVYLKEQFPEKHFVPIFWMATEDHDFVEINHFRTDENYYEIEGVQGGAVGRIKVESNTFLEQFKKEMESFPFGKELTDWLDKAYGLGQSLSQSIRILAQKLFSDYGLLLIDGDDKALKSQMSSIFKEELFSQKLYNETKQKVAYLAQTYSKVQVNPREINLFYLTDKRQRIDRDGDLYRVIETKKVFTEQEMLEELQNFPERFSPNALMRPVYQETVLPNIVYIGGNAEIMYWLELVDYFKSIGLEFPILIPRHSFTFIDEKTFAKIGKLELNVKDFFNDYQRVFGEKLLGNSVLLPIIDEKEKLLKQGFDELKEKAQQTEVTFFNLVEAEQKRQLKSYQKMRVRLLKAEKKKNQDLLERLNLLADKINPNAKWQERQYNFSVFYRGLGKKWLDICLEEMPVDKSVMLVLAI; translated from the coding sequence ATGAAAACGCTTATTCCATTTCAGGAGATAGATACAATCCCTAAGCTAATTAGGGATTTTTTAGATGATAAAATAGAGGATTTTAAACCGTATTCATTTAATATTACCAACATAGCTGAAAAGATAGAGGCTAAATCCCAAACATTTTCTAACGAGAAAAGGGAGGTTTTAGTTAAAGTCATTCAAGAGCAATATGAAGGTATTGAGCTTTCTTCATCACAAAAGGAAAATTTGGAAGCTTTGCTAAAAGAAAATACATTTACTATTACTACAGGGCATCAGCTTAATTTGTTTACAGGACCTGTATTTTTTATTTATAAGATTTTACAGACGATTAAAACGAGTGTTTATCTTAAAGAACAATTTCCTGAAAAGCATTTTGTTCCTATTTTTTGGATGGCTACGGAAGACCATGATTTTGTTGAAATCAATCACTTCAGGACAGATGAAAATTACTACGAGATAGAAGGTGTACAAGGTGGAGCGGTAGGTAGAATTAAGGTTGAGTCTAACACGTTTTTAGAACAATTTAAAAAGGAAATGGAAAGTTTTCCTTTTGGAAAAGAACTTACTGATTGGCTTGATAAGGCTTATGGTTTAGGGCAGAGTTTATCGCAATCTATAAGAATTTTAGCTCAAAAATTATTTTCAGATTATGGACTTTTACTCATAGATGGAGATGATAAGGCTTTGAAATCACAAATGTCCTCCATCTTTAAAGAAGAGCTTTTTTCTCAAAAACTTTATAACGAAACTAAACAAAAGGTAGCGTATTTAGCACAAACATACTCTAAAGTGCAGGTAAACCCTAGAGAAATCAATTTGTTTTACCTTACAGATAAACGCCAAAGGATAGATCGAGATGGAGATTTATATAGAGTGATAGAGACCAAAAAGGTATTTACGGAGCAAGAAATGTTGGAGGAGTTACAAAACTTTCCTGAAAGATTTAGCCCTAATGCTTTGATGAGACCTGTGTATCAGGAGACAGTGTTGCCTAATATCGTTTATATAGGCGGAAATGCAGAAATAATGTATTGGCTAGAGCTGGTAGATTATTTCAAAAGTATAGGGTTAGAATTTCCAATTTTAATACCACGCCATTCATTCACTTTTATTGATGAAAAAACTTTTGCTAAAATTGGTAAGTTAGAGCTTAATGTTAAGGATTTTTTCAATGATTATCAGAGAGTATTTGGAGAAAAACTATTGGGAAATTCAGTTTTATTACCTATTATTGACGAGAAAGAAAAATTGCTAAAGCAAGGTTTTGATGAATTGAAAGAAAAAGCTCAACAGACAGAAGTTACTTTCTTTAACCTTGTGGAAGCAGAACAGAAGCGTCAGCTAAAATCGTATCAAAAAATGAGAGTCCGCCTGTTAAAAGCAGAAAAGAAAAAAAATCAAGATTTGTTAGAACGATTGAATCTACTAGCAGACAAGATAAATCCTAATGCTAAATGGCAGGAAAGACAATATAATTTTAGCGTATTTTACAGAGGTTTGGGTAAAAAATGGTTGGATATCTGTTTAGAAGAAATGCCTGTGGATAAGTCGGTAATGTTAGTGTTAGCTATTTAA
- a CDS encoding putative porin encodes MRYIFFIVVLLASTWVKAQEKSVDKIKQDSLVIDRGEKDSAKVFIPTIQDYRYKKQFGQYQVFDTVFSIDKYYQFIQYNNRDVFGKVPFANVGAGFQDLVYSVNPEQNLTLLPTNKSHFIQGIQDIRYYDVKTPTTAFVYHNGVGNGGTLKSTYTQNIGQNFNFALDYTGLRSQGFYRRSLTSSNNFTVSAQFQSRNQKYQAYAHFTHQNVNAEEYGGIVSLDNFLNDTRFKNRNNLEVNLTGSDSRFSYRRYYYSHEFRPFSSERFPFKLRHSIFHQGNKYYFKQSSVESYFQQRGGGVLTEMPLVNKKYSENLSNTLSLLWDNEKFKLDAGIRHQSISLGTGNAQFDIYKENRLGAIGNLDINLWDKLKLQSFLEISRGAIFGNYVKTTNHLKLEPIEGYFLDAKANFQSVAPSFNYLVNASLYPNFNYQWQDFKNQNILEIGGTLGLKWFDAKVSANYFRIDQMAYFNELYQPKQSSASVNISQIGGEALFKYGKFNFNPNLLFQAVLNNKDLLPLPHFVGRLNFYYQTPAFKKAAELQTGIQVYYFSKFNSREYAPVLNEFVLPSASAHSIGGQPIASAYFNMKVKRMLIYAEAQHFNTTFMKNRSYTAPYFPISDFRLNLGVVWYLFY; translated from the coding sequence ATGAGGTACATTTTTTTTATAGTAGTGTTATTGGCTTCTACTTGGGTAAAAGCACAAGAGAAATCGGTAGATAAAATAAAGCAAGATTCATTAGTCATAGATAGGGGAGAGAAAGACTCGGCTAAAGTCTTTATTCCTACTATTCAAGATTATAGATATAAGAAACAATTTGGGCAGTATCAAGTATTTGATACGGTTTTTAGTATAGACAAATACTATCAGTTCATTCAGTATAATAATAGAGATGTTTTTGGTAAGGTGCCATTTGCTAATGTAGGAGCAGGTTTTCAAGATTTAGTGTATTCAGTTAATCCAGAGCAGAACCTAACTCTTTTGCCAACCAATAAATCACACTTCATACAAGGTATTCAAGATATACGCTATTATGATGTTAAAACGCCTACTACGGCTTTTGTTTACCATAATGGTGTTGGAAATGGGGGAACCCTAAAATCTACCTATACTCAAAATATTGGGCAGAATTTCAATTTTGCGTTGGATTATACAGGACTTAGGTCTCAAGGGTTTTATAGAAGAAGTTTAACCTCTAGTAATAATTTTACAGTTTCGGCACAGTTTCAGTCTAGAAATCAAAAATATCAAGCTTATGCCCACTTTACACACCAGAATGTTAATGCAGAAGAGTATGGAGGTATTGTAAGCTTGGATAATTTCCTTAACGATACCCGATTTAAAAATAGAAATAATCTCGAAGTTAACCTCACGGGTTCTGATTCTAGATTTTCATATAGAAGGTATTATTACAGCCACGAATTTCGTCCGTTTTCTTCGGAGCGTTTTCCGTTTAAGTTAAGGCATAGTATTTTTCATCAAGGTAATAAGTACTATTTTAAACAATCTAGTGTAGAAAGTTATTTTCAACAAAGAGGTGGCGGTGTATTAACAGAGATGCCTTTGGTGAATAAAAAATATTCTGAGAACTTAAGTAATACATTAAGTTTACTTTGGGATAATGAAAAATTTAAACTAGATGCAGGTATTAGGCATCAAAGTATCAGTTTGGGTACGGGTAATGCCCAGTTTGATATTTATAAGGAAAATAGGCTAGGAGCGATTGGGAATTTAGACATCAATCTTTGGGATAAACTGAAATTACAGTCTTTCTTAGAAATCTCTAGAGGTGCTATTTTTGGAAATTATGTAAAAACAACCAATCATTTAAAGTTAGAACCTATTGAGGGCTATTTCTTAGATGCTAAAGCTAATTTCCAGTCGGTAGCGCCAAGTTTTAACTATTTGGTAAACGCTTCACTTTATCCTAATTTTAATTATCAGTGGCAAGATTTTAAAAATCAAAATATTCTAGAAATTGGTGGAACTTTAGGCTTGAAATGGTTTGATGCGAAAGTATCCGCTAATTATTTTAGGATAGACCAAATGGCTTATTTTAATGAGTTGTATCAGCCTAAGCAAAGTTCGGCTTCGGTTAATATCTCTCAGATTGGTGGAGAAGCCTTGTTTAAGTATGGTAAATTTAACTTTAATCCAAATCTTTTATTTCAGGCGGTTCTCAATAATAAAGATTTGTTGCCTTTGCCACATTTTGTAGGAAGACTCAATTTCTACTATCAAACACCAGCCTTTAAAAAAGCAGCAGAGTTACAGACAGGAATCCAAGTGTATTATTTCTCAAAGTTCAACTCTAGAGAATACGCTCCTGTACTTAACGAATTTGTGTTGCCGTCTGCCTCTGCTCATAGCATAGGAGGGCAGCCTATTGCTTCGGCTTATTTTAATATGAAAGTGAAAAGAATGCTTATCTATGCAGAAGCACAGCACTTTAATACTACATTTATGAAAAATAGGTCATATACAGCACCATATTTTCCTATTTCTGATTTTAGGCTTAATTTAGGTGTAGTTTGGTATCTTTTTTACTAA
- a CDS encoding LysM peptidoglycan-binding domain-containing protein, which yields MKKILIAPIFLMSFFLQAQTHTVAEKETPYSISKKYGLSLKELYELNPEIKDGAIKIGQTLNIGKKSTGQKQKVVAASKEVQLGKIILKPKQTLYSLTRQYHVTEAEVRKLNPNLEMKIGEEVVLPLDKITKYGASELVTTSTPKEVATPAPAQESSSVEKTTKTLSEGEYEVQSRDNYSRITKQFGISKKDLFALNPGLEESGLKVGDIIKVKHPAVANSTESAKPDFSETKKVTPSQEDYVTYTVQAGDTVFGILSKYDLDLDQLLELNPQISDGLKPGMVLKIKKFNKAYVKKNTNALKVVLMLPFGFDTGDSKYRGLATDFLMGAKLAVEMNARKGQELDFNIIDAGNEKAFKKNLIQIDPSNTDLIIGPLFKTNVLEVLDYVKDTQIPVVAPFANSEDMYDFGNLIIAETDKTIYADRIVKEVKEVFSNQKIYIVSGAETTNADYIKTKLEKSLRKADIVIVDNASKIELEQNMMTGQSSPVIAILASDDDAVGNAFASKLINLSKETKGIKAFSMFYTSAFDKKVDELSQANLVYIMDRKINSEGSFEKEVLAAYKAKYCKTPSKYAVVGFDIVNDMLSRENKKGEIFKQMGQTQTQLATKFEFQRIKPNGAYVNVGYRVVRLLP from the coding sequence ATGAAAAAAATATTAATTGCTCCTATATTTTTAATGAGTTTCTTTTTACAGGCACAAACGCACACTGTAGCCGAGAAAGAGACACCATATTCTATCTCTAAAAAGTATGGTTTATCTCTAAAAGAACTTTACGAACTTAATCCTGAAATAAAGGACGGAGCCATTAAGATAGGACAAACCCTTAATATTGGTAAAAAATCAACTGGGCAAAAACAGAAAGTAGTGGCTGCTTCTAAGGAGGTTCAGTTGGGTAAAATTATATTGAAGCCAAAACAAACTTTGTATAGTTTAACACGCCAGTACCATGTTACAGAAGCAGAGGTAAGAAAGCTTAATCCAAATTTAGAAATGAAGATAGGGGAGGAAGTGGTATTGCCTTTGGATAAAATTACCAAATATGGGGCGTCTGAACTAGTAACCACTTCTACTCCTAAAGAAGTTGCTACTCCAGCTCCAGCACAGGAAAGTTCGTCTGTAGAAAAAACAACGAAGACTTTATCTGAAGGAGAATATGAAGTGCAGTCAAGAGACAACTATTCTCGTATTACAAAGCAGTTTGGAATCAGTAAGAAAGATCTTTTCGCACTTAATCCTGGCTTAGAAGAAAGTGGATTGAAAGTTGGGGATATCATTAAAGTGAAGCACCCAGCTGTCGCAAACTCTACAGAGAGTGCGAAACCAGACTTTTCAGAAACTAAAAAGGTAACTCCTTCTCAAGAAGATTATGTTACTTATACTGTTCAGGCAGGTGATACCGTTTTTGGTATTCTTAGCAAATATGATTTAGATTTAGACCAACTTCTAGAACTAAATCCTCAAATTTCAGATGGACTAAAACCAGGAATGGTTCTTAAAATAAAGAAATTTAACAAAGCCTATGTTAAGAAAAACACAAATGCACTTAAAGTAGTGTTGATGTTACCATTTGGCTTTGATACGGGAGATTCTAAATACAGAGGACTTGCAACGGATTTCCTTATGGGAGCGAAGTTGGCAGTGGAGATGAATGCTAGAAAGGGACAAGAGCTAGACTTTAATATTATAGATGCGGGTAACGAAAAAGCATTCAAGAAGAACTTAATCCAAATAGATCCATCTAATACCGATTTAATTATAGGTCCATTGTTTAAGACCAATGTATTAGAAGTTTTGGATTATGTTAAAGATACTCAAATTCCCGTAGTCGCTCCATTTGCTAATAGTGAGGATATGTACGATTTTGGTAATTTAATTATTGCTGAAACAGATAAGACCATCTATGCTGATAGAATTGTAAAAGAGGTTAAAGAGGTTTTTTCTAACCAAAAGATTTATATTGTATCAGGGGCAGAGACAACAAACGCTGATTATATAAAAACAAAGTTGGAAAAATCTTTAAGGAAAGCGGATATAGTTATAGTAGATAATGCATCTAAAATAGAGCTAGAGCAGAATATGATGACAGGGCAAAGTTCTCCTGTAATCGCTATTTTAGCAAGTGATGACGATGCTGTTGGTAATGCGTTTGCTTCCAAGCTGATTAATTTATCTAAAGAAACTAAAGGTATCAAAGCTTTTAGTATGTTCTATACGTCGGCTTTTGATAAAAAAGTAGATGAGCTAAGTCAAGCTAATTTGGTGTATATAATGGATAGGAAAATCAATTCAGAAGGAAGCTTTGAAAAAGAAGTCTTAGCGGCATATAAAGCCAAATATTGTAAAACACCTTCTAAATATGCTGTGGTAGGTTTTGATATCGTTAATGATATGCTTTCTAGAGAAAATAAGAAAGGAGAAATATTTAAGCAAATGGGGCAAACTCAAACACAGTTAGCTACAAAATTTGAATTCCAAAGAATAAAACCAAACGGGGCCTATGTAAATGTAGGTTACCGTGTAGTAAGACTTTTACCATAA